A part of Bufo bufo chromosome 7, aBufBuf1.1, whole genome shotgun sequence genomic DNA contains:
- the E4F1 gene encoding transcription factor E4F1 isoform X3, whose product MSSELEPGVGETVTVPSGLVLPCLPVVPLISHFKEEGEDVHRCGRCQAEFTSLEEFVQHKIQKVCQQELEQNLASSMSALSSQEQVVPCIEEYNGDMSHVIVETTSLQEDISTAPDIAISEEDSMDCGQKTDVQELEVEWQETSEMSAHTDEAAMGKINVDKRGRFVCQMCEKSFKSCTILKAHMLTHSTKKDFECKICGDSFRTKGSLIRHIRRHTDERPYSCSKCGKSFRESGALSRHMRSLTPCTEKISHVLGNSIVLKRDENSSVLVSTDVTSHLGTDEMDGSPVIQLVTDDKGNLLHEIHVQIDGILKDGEGFKCPQCGEIYRSSNSLKVHLKGHEGCKLFRCDQCGREFLKAHMLKKHQESHGNIRKYKCGECGKMYKTVAHVKGHMRVHSEDRPYPCPKCGKRYKTKNAQQVHLRTHMEDKPYVCQYCPHSFREKGSLIRHIRHHTGEKPFKCPRCDRGFAEHGTLNRHMKTKGGCVILQHGAEQTEHTATENSNSSETMSSTTASEEPHTMLVEFSSVVADTQEYIIETSEDIETSEAAELLQSTGTQEVDGHILNVVQQLVSNASPGQQIIVQNVTLDDTTEPCIEEVPTTDTITIATPESLTEQVAMTLACAIGDGAVLANEVSPVEEVIAPEDVEQVGEFVITSHEGEVEVQTVIV is encoded by the exons ATGAGCTCGGAGCTGGAGCCGGGGGTGGGAGAGACGGTGACTGTTCCCAGCGGTCTGGTTCTCCCCTGCCTGCCTGTGGTGCCCCTCATCAGCCACTTTAAGGAGGAAG GTGAAGATGTGCATCGATGTGGTCGCTGTCAGGCGGAATTCACGAGCTTGGAAGAGTTTGTCCAGCACAAGATACAAAAAGTCTGCCAACAGGAGCTGGAGCAGAACCTCGCGTCTTCCATGTCAGCCCTCAGCAGCCAAGAG CAGGTGGTGCCGTGTATAGAAGAATATAACGGGGACATGTCTCATGTCATTGTGGAGACCACCTCCTTGCAAGAGGACATCAGCACTGCTCCAGATATAG CAATATCTGAGGAGGACAGCATGGACTGTGGCCAGAAGACTGATGTTCAGGAATTGGAAGTGGAATGGCAGGAAACCTCTGAAATGTCAGCGCATACTGACGAGGCTGCCATGGGGAAGATAAATGTGGACAAGAGAGGACGCTTTGTTTGTCAGATGTGTGAAAAGTCCTTTAAaagt TGCACTATTCTGAAAGCTCACATGCTCACCCATAGCACCAAGAAAGACTTTGAATGCAAGATATGTGGAGATTCGTTCAGGACAAAGGGCTCTCTAATCCGCCACATCAGGAGGCACACCG ACGAGCGCCCGTACAGCTGTTCAAAGTGTGGGAAGAGTTTCCGTGAGTCGGGGGCATTATCGAGGCATATGAGGTCTCTCACACCCTGCACAGAGAAGATCAGCCACGTCCTGGGGAATAGCATTGTGCTCAAACGCGATGAAAACTCTTCAG TGTTGGTATCTACAGACGTCACGTCACATTTAGGAACAGATGAAATGGATGGCAGTCCAGTGATCCAGCTCGTAACTGACGACAAAGGCAATTTACTACATGAAATTCATGTCCAG atagatggtatactgaaggacgGAGAGGGTTTCAAGTGTCCTCAATGTGGTGAAATCTACAGAAGTAGCAACTCCTTGAAGGTCCATCTGAAAGGGCATGAAG GCTGCAAGCTGTTTcgctgtgatcagtgcggccgggAATTCTTAAAGGCTCACATGCTGAAAAAGCACCAGGAATCCCATGGCAATATTCGGAAATACAAATGTGGAGAATGTGGGAAGATGTACAAAACGGTAGCTCACGTCAAAGGCCATATGAGGGTGCACTCTGAAGACCGGCCATACCCCTGCCCAAAATGTGGAAAGAGATATAAGACTAAG AACGCTCAGCAAGTTCACTTGCGTACCCACATGGAGGACAAGCCTTATGTATGTCAGTACTGCCCTCATAGCTTCAGGGAGAAGGGCTCCTTGATCCGGCATATTAGGCATCACACAGGCGAGAAACCTTTCAAATGTCCAAGATGTGACCGAGGATTTGCAGAACACGGAACACTCAACCGCCACATGAAAACCAAAG GTGGTTGTGTAATTCTCCAGCATGGTGCAGAGCAGACGGAGCATACTGCAACTGAAAACAGCAATAGCTCAGAAACCATGAGCAGCACCACTGCCTCTGAGGAACCACATACTATGCTGGTGGAGTTTTCTTCAGTAGTCGCTGACACTCAGGAATATATTATCGAG ACTTCTGAAGACATAGAAACTAGTGAGGCTGCTGAGCTGCTCCAGAGTACAGGAACGCAGGAG GTGGACGGCCATATTCTGAATGTAGTACAGCAGTTGGTAAGCAACGCCAGCCCAGGACAGCAGATCATTGTACAAAATGTGACTCTGGACGACACTACTGAGCCCTGCATAGAGGAGGTCCCCACTACAGACACTATAACCATAGCTACCCCAGAATCTCTGACTGAGCAGGTCGCAATGACTCTGGCCTGTGCCATTGGAGACGGAGCAGTACTCGCTAACGAAGTTTCTCCTGTGGAGGAAGTAATAGCGCCCGAGGACGTGGAACAGGTTGGAGAGTTTGTCATAACCTCACACGAAGGGGAGGTGGAGGTCCAGACGGTTATCGTGTAG
- the E4F1 gene encoding transcription factor E4F1 isoform X2 yields MSSELEPGVGETVTVPSGLVLPCLPVVPLISHFKEEGEDVHRCGRCQAEFTSLEEFVQHKIQKVCQQELEQNLASSMSALSSQEVVPCIEEYNGDMSHVIVETTSLQEDISTAPDIAISEEDSMDCGQKTDVQELEVEWQETSEMSAHTDEAAMGKINVDKRGRFVCQMCEKSFKSCTILKAHMLTHSTKKDFECKICGDSFRTKGSLIRHIRRHTDERPYSCSKCGKSFRESGALSRHMRSLTPCTEKISHVLGNSIVLKRDENSSVLVSTDVTSHLGTDEMDGSPVIQLVTDDKGNLLHEIHVQVRAVAFQTGIDGILKDGEGFKCPQCGEIYRSSNSLKVHLKGHEGCKLFRCDQCGREFLKAHMLKKHQESHGNIRKYKCGECGKMYKTVAHVKGHMRVHSEDRPYPCPKCGKRYKTKNAQQVHLRTHMEDKPYVCQYCPHSFREKGSLIRHIRHHTGEKPFKCPRCDRGFAEHGTLNRHMKTKGGCVILQHGAEQTEHTATENSNSSETMSSTTASEEPHTMLVEFSSVVADTQEYIIETSEDIETSEAAELLQSTGTQEVDGHILNVVQQLVSNASPGQQIIVQNVTLDDTTEPCIEEVPTTDTITIATPESLTEQVAMTLACAIGDGAVLANEVSPVEEVIAPEDVEQVGEFVITSHEGEVEVQTVIV; encoded by the exons ATGAGCTCGGAGCTGGAGCCGGGGGTGGGAGAGACGGTGACTGTTCCCAGCGGTCTGGTTCTCCCCTGCCTGCCTGTGGTGCCCCTCATCAGCCACTTTAAGGAGGAAG GTGAAGATGTGCATCGATGTGGTCGCTGTCAGGCGGAATTCACGAGCTTGGAAGAGTTTGTCCAGCACAAGATACAAAAAGTCTGCCAACAGGAGCTGGAGCAGAACCTCGCGTCTTCCATGTCAGCCCTCAGCAGCCAAGAG GTGGTGCCGTGTATAGAAGAATATAACGGGGACATGTCTCATGTCATTGTGGAGACCACCTCCTTGCAAGAGGACATCAGCACTGCTCCAGATATAG CAATATCTGAGGAGGACAGCATGGACTGTGGCCAGAAGACTGATGTTCAGGAATTGGAAGTGGAATGGCAGGAAACCTCTGAAATGTCAGCGCATACTGACGAGGCTGCCATGGGGAAGATAAATGTGGACAAGAGAGGACGCTTTGTTTGTCAGATGTGTGAAAAGTCCTTTAAaagt TGCACTATTCTGAAAGCTCACATGCTCACCCATAGCACCAAGAAAGACTTTGAATGCAAGATATGTGGAGATTCGTTCAGGACAAAGGGCTCTCTAATCCGCCACATCAGGAGGCACACCG ACGAGCGCCCGTACAGCTGTTCAAAGTGTGGGAAGAGTTTCCGTGAGTCGGGGGCATTATCGAGGCATATGAGGTCTCTCACACCCTGCACAGAGAAGATCAGCCACGTCCTGGGGAATAGCATTGTGCTCAAACGCGATGAAAACTCTTCAG TGTTGGTATCTACAGACGTCACGTCACATTTAGGAACAGATGAAATGGATGGCAGTCCAGTGATCCAGCTCGTAACTGACGACAAAGGCAATTTACTACATGAAATTCATGTCCAGGTGCGAGCTGTGGCTTTCCAAACGGGG atagatggtatactgaaggacgGAGAGGGTTTCAAGTGTCCTCAATGTGGTGAAATCTACAGAAGTAGCAACTCCTTGAAGGTCCATCTGAAAGGGCATGAAG GCTGCAAGCTGTTTcgctgtgatcagtgcggccgggAATTCTTAAAGGCTCACATGCTGAAAAAGCACCAGGAATCCCATGGCAATATTCGGAAATACAAATGTGGAGAATGTGGGAAGATGTACAAAACGGTAGCTCACGTCAAAGGCCATATGAGGGTGCACTCTGAAGACCGGCCATACCCCTGCCCAAAATGTGGAAAGAGATATAAGACTAAG AACGCTCAGCAAGTTCACTTGCGTACCCACATGGAGGACAAGCCTTATGTATGTCAGTACTGCCCTCATAGCTTCAGGGAGAAGGGCTCCTTGATCCGGCATATTAGGCATCACACAGGCGAGAAACCTTTCAAATGTCCAAGATGTGACCGAGGATTTGCAGAACACGGAACACTCAACCGCCACATGAAAACCAAAG GTGGTTGTGTAATTCTCCAGCATGGTGCAGAGCAGACGGAGCATACTGCAACTGAAAACAGCAATAGCTCAGAAACCATGAGCAGCACCACTGCCTCTGAGGAACCACATACTATGCTGGTGGAGTTTTCTTCAGTAGTCGCTGACACTCAGGAATATATTATCGAG ACTTCTGAAGACATAGAAACTAGTGAGGCTGCTGAGCTGCTCCAGAGTACAGGAACGCAGGAG GTGGACGGCCATATTCTGAATGTAGTACAGCAGTTGGTAAGCAACGCCAGCCCAGGACAGCAGATCATTGTACAAAATGTGACTCTGGACGACACTACTGAGCCCTGCATAGAGGAGGTCCCCACTACAGACACTATAACCATAGCTACCCCAGAATCTCTGACTGAGCAGGTCGCAATGACTCTGGCCTGTGCCATTGGAGACGGAGCAGTACTCGCTAACGAAGTTTCTCCTGTGGAGGAAGTAATAGCGCCCGAGGACGTGGAACAGGTTGGAGAGTTTGTCATAACCTCACACGAAGGGGAGGTGGAGGTCCAGACGGTTATCGTGTAG
- the E4F1 gene encoding transcription factor E4F1 isoform X1 yields MSSELEPGVGETVTVPSGLVLPCLPVVPLISHFKEEGEDVHRCGRCQAEFTSLEEFVQHKIQKVCQQELEQNLASSMSALSSQEQVVPCIEEYNGDMSHVIVETTSLQEDISTAPDIAISEEDSMDCGQKTDVQELEVEWQETSEMSAHTDEAAMGKINVDKRGRFVCQMCEKSFKSCTILKAHMLTHSTKKDFECKICGDSFRTKGSLIRHIRRHTDERPYSCSKCGKSFRESGALSRHMRSLTPCTEKISHVLGNSIVLKRDENSSVLVSTDVTSHLGTDEMDGSPVIQLVTDDKGNLLHEIHVQVRAVAFQTGIDGILKDGEGFKCPQCGEIYRSSNSLKVHLKGHEGCKLFRCDQCGREFLKAHMLKKHQESHGNIRKYKCGECGKMYKTVAHVKGHMRVHSEDRPYPCPKCGKRYKTKNAQQVHLRTHMEDKPYVCQYCPHSFREKGSLIRHIRHHTGEKPFKCPRCDRGFAEHGTLNRHMKTKGGCVILQHGAEQTEHTATENSNSSETMSSTTASEEPHTMLVEFSSVVADTQEYIIETSEDIETSEAAELLQSTGTQEVDGHILNVVQQLVSNASPGQQIIVQNVTLDDTTEPCIEEVPTTDTITIATPESLTEQVAMTLACAIGDGAVLANEVSPVEEVIAPEDVEQVGEFVITSHEGEVEVQTVIV; encoded by the exons ATGAGCTCGGAGCTGGAGCCGGGGGTGGGAGAGACGGTGACTGTTCCCAGCGGTCTGGTTCTCCCCTGCCTGCCTGTGGTGCCCCTCATCAGCCACTTTAAGGAGGAAG GTGAAGATGTGCATCGATGTGGTCGCTGTCAGGCGGAATTCACGAGCTTGGAAGAGTTTGTCCAGCACAAGATACAAAAAGTCTGCCAACAGGAGCTGGAGCAGAACCTCGCGTCTTCCATGTCAGCCCTCAGCAGCCAAGAG CAGGTGGTGCCGTGTATAGAAGAATATAACGGGGACATGTCTCATGTCATTGTGGAGACCACCTCCTTGCAAGAGGACATCAGCACTGCTCCAGATATAG CAATATCTGAGGAGGACAGCATGGACTGTGGCCAGAAGACTGATGTTCAGGAATTGGAAGTGGAATGGCAGGAAACCTCTGAAATGTCAGCGCATACTGACGAGGCTGCCATGGGGAAGATAAATGTGGACAAGAGAGGACGCTTTGTTTGTCAGATGTGTGAAAAGTCCTTTAAaagt TGCACTATTCTGAAAGCTCACATGCTCACCCATAGCACCAAGAAAGACTTTGAATGCAAGATATGTGGAGATTCGTTCAGGACAAAGGGCTCTCTAATCCGCCACATCAGGAGGCACACCG ACGAGCGCCCGTACAGCTGTTCAAAGTGTGGGAAGAGTTTCCGTGAGTCGGGGGCATTATCGAGGCATATGAGGTCTCTCACACCCTGCACAGAGAAGATCAGCCACGTCCTGGGGAATAGCATTGTGCTCAAACGCGATGAAAACTCTTCAG TGTTGGTATCTACAGACGTCACGTCACATTTAGGAACAGATGAAATGGATGGCAGTCCAGTGATCCAGCTCGTAACTGACGACAAAGGCAATTTACTACATGAAATTCATGTCCAGGTGCGAGCTGTGGCTTTCCAAACGGGG atagatggtatactgaaggacgGAGAGGGTTTCAAGTGTCCTCAATGTGGTGAAATCTACAGAAGTAGCAACTCCTTGAAGGTCCATCTGAAAGGGCATGAAG GCTGCAAGCTGTTTcgctgtgatcagtgcggccgggAATTCTTAAAGGCTCACATGCTGAAAAAGCACCAGGAATCCCATGGCAATATTCGGAAATACAAATGTGGAGAATGTGGGAAGATGTACAAAACGGTAGCTCACGTCAAAGGCCATATGAGGGTGCACTCTGAAGACCGGCCATACCCCTGCCCAAAATGTGGAAAGAGATATAAGACTAAG AACGCTCAGCAAGTTCACTTGCGTACCCACATGGAGGACAAGCCTTATGTATGTCAGTACTGCCCTCATAGCTTCAGGGAGAAGGGCTCCTTGATCCGGCATATTAGGCATCACACAGGCGAGAAACCTTTCAAATGTCCAAGATGTGACCGAGGATTTGCAGAACACGGAACACTCAACCGCCACATGAAAACCAAAG GTGGTTGTGTAATTCTCCAGCATGGTGCAGAGCAGACGGAGCATACTGCAACTGAAAACAGCAATAGCTCAGAAACCATGAGCAGCACCACTGCCTCTGAGGAACCACATACTATGCTGGTGGAGTTTTCTTCAGTAGTCGCTGACACTCAGGAATATATTATCGAG ACTTCTGAAGACATAGAAACTAGTGAGGCTGCTGAGCTGCTCCAGAGTACAGGAACGCAGGAG GTGGACGGCCATATTCTGAATGTAGTACAGCAGTTGGTAAGCAACGCCAGCCCAGGACAGCAGATCATTGTACAAAATGTGACTCTGGACGACACTACTGAGCCCTGCATAGAGGAGGTCCCCACTACAGACACTATAACCATAGCTACCCCAGAATCTCTGACTGAGCAGGTCGCAATGACTCTGGCCTGTGCCATTGGAGACGGAGCAGTACTCGCTAACGAAGTTTCTCCTGTGGAGGAAGTAATAGCGCCCGAGGACGTGGAACAGGTTGGAGAGTTTGTCATAACCTCACACGAAGGGGAGGTGGAGGTCCAGACGGTTATCGTGTAG
- the E4F1 gene encoding transcription factor E4F1 isoform X4, translated as MSHVIVETTSLQEDISTAPDIAISEEDSMDCGQKTDVQELEVEWQETSEMSAHTDEAAMGKINVDKRGRFVCQMCEKSFKSCTILKAHMLTHSTKKDFECKICGDSFRTKGSLIRHIRRHTDERPYSCSKCGKSFRESGALSRHMRSLTPCTEKISHVLGNSIVLKRDENSSVLVSTDVTSHLGTDEMDGSPVIQLVTDDKGNLLHEIHVQVRAVAFQTGIDGILKDGEGFKCPQCGEIYRSSNSLKVHLKGHEGCKLFRCDQCGREFLKAHMLKKHQESHGNIRKYKCGECGKMYKTVAHVKGHMRVHSEDRPYPCPKCGKRYKTKNAQQVHLRTHMEDKPYVCQYCPHSFREKGSLIRHIRHHTGEKPFKCPRCDRGFAEHGTLNRHMKTKGGCVILQHGAEQTEHTATENSNSSETMSSTTASEEPHTMLVEFSSVVADTQEYIIETSEDIETSEAAELLQSTGTQEVDGHILNVVQQLVSNASPGQQIIVQNVTLDDTTEPCIEEVPTTDTITIATPESLTEQVAMTLACAIGDGAVLANEVSPVEEVIAPEDVEQVGEFVITSHEGEVEVQTVIV; from the exons ATGTCTCATGTCATTGTGGAGACCACCTCCTTGCAAGAGGACATCAGCACTGCTCCAGATATAG CAATATCTGAGGAGGACAGCATGGACTGTGGCCAGAAGACTGATGTTCAGGAATTGGAAGTGGAATGGCAGGAAACCTCTGAAATGTCAGCGCATACTGACGAGGCTGCCATGGGGAAGATAAATGTGGACAAGAGAGGACGCTTTGTTTGTCAGATGTGTGAAAAGTCCTTTAAaagt TGCACTATTCTGAAAGCTCACATGCTCACCCATAGCACCAAGAAAGACTTTGAATGCAAGATATGTGGAGATTCGTTCAGGACAAAGGGCTCTCTAATCCGCCACATCAGGAGGCACACCG ACGAGCGCCCGTACAGCTGTTCAAAGTGTGGGAAGAGTTTCCGTGAGTCGGGGGCATTATCGAGGCATATGAGGTCTCTCACACCCTGCACAGAGAAGATCAGCCACGTCCTGGGGAATAGCATTGTGCTCAAACGCGATGAAAACTCTTCAG TGTTGGTATCTACAGACGTCACGTCACATTTAGGAACAGATGAAATGGATGGCAGTCCAGTGATCCAGCTCGTAACTGACGACAAAGGCAATTTACTACATGAAATTCATGTCCAGGTGCGAGCTGTGGCTTTCCAAACGGGG atagatggtatactgaaggacgGAGAGGGTTTCAAGTGTCCTCAATGTGGTGAAATCTACAGAAGTAGCAACTCCTTGAAGGTCCATCTGAAAGGGCATGAAG GCTGCAAGCTGTTTcgctgtgatcagtgcggccgggAATTCTTAAAGGCTCACATGCTGAAAAAGCACCAGGAATCCCATGGCAATATTCGGAAATACAAATGTGGAGAATGTGGGAAGATGTACAAAACGGTAGCTCACGTCAAAGGCCATATGAGGGTGCACTCTGAAGACCGGCCATACCCCTGCCCAAAATGTGGAAAGAGATATAAGACTAAG AACGCTCAGCAAGTTCACTTGCGTACCCACATGGAGGACAAGCCTTATGTATGTCAGTACTGCCCTCATAGCTTCAGGGAGAAGGGCTCCTTGATCCGGCATATTAGGCATCACACAGGCGAGAAACCTTTCAAATGTCCAAGATGTGACCGAGGATTTGCAGAACACGGAACACTCAACCGCCACATGAAAACCAAAG GTGGTTGTGTAATTCTCCAGCATGGTGCAGAGCAGACGGAGCATACTGCAACTGAAAACAGCAATAGCTCAGAAACCATGAGCAGCACCACTGCCTCTGAGGAACCACATACTATGCTGGTGGAGTTTTCTTCAGTAGTCGCTGACACTCAGGAATATATTATCGAG ACTTCTGAAGACATAGAAACTAGTGAGGCTGCTGAGCTGCTCCAGAGTACAGGAACGCAGGAG GTGGACGGCCATATTCTGAATGTAGTACAGCAGTTGGTAAGCAACGCCAGCCCAGGACAGCAGATCATTGTACAAAATGTGACTCTGGACGACACTACTGAGCCCTGCATAGAGGAGGTCCCCACTACAGACACTATAACCATAGCTACCCCAGAATCTCTGACTGAGCAGGTCGCAATGACTCTGGCCTGTGCCATTGGAGACGGAGCAGTACTCGCTAACGAAGTTTCTCCTGTGGAGGAAGTAATAGCGCCCGAGGACGTGGAACAGGTTGGAGAGTTTGTCATAACCTCACACGAAGGGGAGGTGGAGGTCCAGACGGTTATCGTGTAG